Below is a window of Cheilinus undulatus linkage group 8, ASM1832078v1, whole genome shotgun sequence DNA.
agagcgaaaacatcttttccatcatgacaagctttcagtgtttctctctgcccttgttttaatcaACACAATTTGTCCAGGTCTGACAAAACTGCAGCTGTGGTGAAGTCCAAGCTAATAACTCCACTGATAACCATAGTATACTACCACTCACACCAGAACTACATCACTCTCATAAACTCAGgctgaagcaggttggcagaaaagtgaaaacatctttcacatcatgaccgctttaagtgttgtttttattctttatttcatgcagaaacatggacaagttctggtaaaattgACTCCATACTAGAGTCATATCCAAGGTAATCACTGCActagaggcagccattgcaaacagctttgagtacagctaaaccctgcccatagctaccgcctcattctcctcaaatgacactgattggtctgaacagtgttCGCTTCAGCATAAACTTTGTGGATTTGAGCTTTTCAAGCTAGATTTGCCttatgacagagatggagtcttgtgaatccatctactttgcaaggttataacaTTGATACCGTATAACTGTATTACATTGCTTTCATAAGCAGTGCTAAGGCACAGATAATGCTATATTGAATAATTTCGGGGTTTCTGTTTAAAAAGTATGCAGGTGTCCTGTATACAATTTTCCTGTGTTTTAACAATCATTTTTCAAGGATCAGGTCATAAAATGTCATGTTCCTTCAGCCATACCTGGGATTGGCATTGCCATTGTCATCAAGTGAATTTCCAATGCGAATCTCAGCACCATTGATCCTCTCATGACAACAATCTTCTCTATTGGTGATGGTGACAGTGTTGATCTTGTACTTCCTAGGGAGGTCCAATCTCCACCATGGACGATTTTCTTGCTCTGTGTGGGCACAGGAGGTTCCTTCTCTCCAATGGCTGTCACGACTCCCATCAATGGCTCTTTCAGGGATTGCATCTGCATAAATTGATGACTGAGTGACAGTTCCACCTCTAGCGATGTTTGGAGCTGGAAgcacagaaaatgttttgtaagATTATGTGTGTGGAAGGCACTGAAGAATGAATAAATGAGGTACTAAGGAATGGATATCTATTTCATTATACTTTCATTGACTGTCAATGCTAAATTCTTGATTAAAACAACATGGTTCAATATACCAGTCTGAAGAGTGTTTCCAATGGGTTCACCAGTCACCTCCACCTCACACAGAGTCAGGTACTCCTGTCTGTCTGGAATCACAATGTTGATGTACTGGCCCACCATTCCATTGCATTCAAAGGTTTTGGACCTCCCTCGTGCGATTGTTTTTATCTTGGTGCATCTGCAGAAGCAGAGGAAATATGTTTACTGTATAACACTGATagcctgacacgccagattgaCTGACCTCATTAAACTTTGGAGGGGAGAAAACACCTTTAACGTTGTTTACTGTGCTTAACAATTAATCACATGGATGCAAGAGGGTGTCGTTTGGCTTGTTAGATGGCAGGTCTTTAGTGTAAGAGCaacatgctgatgactggacATAGaatgagctgctgtctgtcacaCATGGCTTTGTGCAGACAGTAGCTGCAATGCTTATGCCTCATAtgttcaacaacaacaacaacaacaacaaaaatacacagacaTTTAAACAGGTAATGATGATGTTGAAAAACAACTACTATGGCAGAAATTTTATGGGTGACTGAAACCAGTTTAATTTCCTCTACTTGTGTTAGAACAACTCTAGTAAGTCTAAATCTAAGATGTAAAGCTCTTTTAGCCATACCTGGGATTATTATTGCCGTTGTTATCAAGTGAGTTTCCAATGCGGATCTCAGCACCATTGATCCTCTCTGGACAACAATCTCCTCTGTTGGTGATGGTGACAGTGTTGATCTTGTACTTCTTCTGGAGCTTCAGTCTCCACCATGGACCATTGTCATGATCTGTATGGGTACAGGAACCGTGTGTCCATATGCTGTCCGGCCTCCCGTCAATGGCCCTCTCCGGGGCTGCATCCCCATAAGGTGATGACTGAGTGACTGTTCCACCTCTTGCAATATTTGGAGCTGGAAGAGCtaataaaatatttcttaaGATTAAGTGTGGAAGGCATAGTAGAATTAATACATGGGGTACTAAGGAATGGACATTTATTTGAATGTACTTTCATGACTGTCAGTGCTAAATTCTTCATTAACACAACATGGTTCAAAATACCAGTCTGAGGAGTGTTTCCAGTGCGTTCCCCAGTCACCTCCACCTCACACAGAGTCAGATGCTCATTTCTGTCTGGAATCAAAATGTTGATGTACTGGCCCATCATTCCATTACATTCAAAGGTTTTGGACTCCCCTGGTTCTATTGTGTCTATCTTGATGCACCTGtagaaggagaggaaaaaatgtgtgGGGTGCATAACATTGTACCAGATGACCCTTTGACATTGCTTTCATAAGCAGTACAGTTGCACAGATGATGCCATATCAATAAGGTCATGGGGTTTCTGTTTAAAAGATATGCAGGTGTTCTCTGCACAGTGTTACAGTTCTTTAACATTCATTGTTCAAGGATCAGGTCATAAAATGTTAAGTTCCTTCAGCCATACCTGGGATTAGAATTGCCATGGTCTTCAAGTGAATTTCCAATGCGAATCTCAGCACCATTGATCCTCTCATGACAACAATCTACTCTGTTGGTGATGGTGACATTGGTGATCTGGTACTCCCTCTGGAGGTCCAATCTCCACCATGGGCGAATTTCTTGCTCTGTTTGGGTACAAGAGGTTCCTTCTCCCCAGTGGCTGTCACGACTCCCATCAATGGCTCTTTCAGGGACTGAATCAGCATAGATGGATGACTGAGTGACAGTTCCACCTCTAGCGATATTTGGAGctagaaaagcagaaaataaaatgtattgtcaaaaatattttgtaagGCACAAAGTATCAATGAATATTTGTCTACTGTgactttctgaaataaaatctcACTGCATGCCCCCCCGCTACATGATACATGTTCTTTAAGTGGGCTCATTTATTTGCCCTAATAAACACGAAATTCAAGGGAAGTGATAATTTTCATTTATAAGAAATCCCAGATTATTAACaaactaaaagattttttttttttttttaccatgtccCCTTGTACATGATCCGCTGGTCAGTTCTAAGATGgccaacaaaataaacaccacagcaGAAGTCATCCTGTCGGGAAAAAGGTAACACAGTAATGTTGAATAGTTTGCTTCCTGTGTCCTTTAGATAAGATCTTTACAATTTAAAGATCCTgtaagtgaaaatgaatctatatttaggtttgttgtatgacaggtcattGTGTTATGAACtcttaaatcaaatttcagccaaataaaacatctctaaatttCTAAAATGAAGctctaaaatcattaaaaactttACAGGGGCTTTAATGAGTGCTGCAGGTTTACACACAAAAGGGTTAATTACCCACTTTAGACAGATGATTTActtgcaagtaatctaaacaggtcaggcaaacatatgctgtccttgtattgtttggcaatttttttcagattttaacatttgtaGGACCTACTGATGctgaatttacaagactggaatattcattataaatacaCATTCAGCATGACTCTTTAcagctttaaaacagcaacctgttGTCCACGATATGTGATCTGACGCTTATTTCACCTGGCCTGAGATCTGtgcacagagtccagagaggacAATAATTGAAAGTAAGAAGGCAaagtgagagggagagaaagagagagagagagagagagagagagagagagagagaggaggatccTGGGGAGATTTATCCCACACTGCTGTGCTATCTTACTACTCATAGAGCTACAAACCTtctactgagtgaaaacttgacttttgaGCACAcatatgagcccctacagttgTTTTCCATGTCTATTCTGTCTGAATCTCCCTGAAATTCCTGCAAGTTCCATGAAATGGGGCATCTCCGTGCAtaattttggatgcctttcagCTCTGCACCAAGACCTAACATGCTGACCtcctcatgtcataggacatcCTGTGTCCGgattaggattaaatgttcagttttaaaCTAATTTGTGCTGTTAATGAGAGGAATCTTTACCGTTTGATAAGATCTGAAGGTAAATACAGCACTGGATTTATAAACAATGTCCCGTTTAAACTTTAACATCAACACCACTATTTtacttcttgttgacataaaattaagtTGTATGAAATTAGATTTAGtcgatattagtttggcattacagcTCTATTATAACGAGGGATTAAATCAATCATGAGGTTGAACTGAGTCAGATACGATGTCTGCGTTTGTACTGACGGACAGTCCTGAGAAGTTTTGTCTACAAAGCAAAAACCTCTCATATTTGTTAAAACCCAACATGGAAGAAACTGTCCAGAAGTGTGATCAGCACTGgcctttatgagagagtggagtGCAGCTGGGCACGGTGGTTAATTCCTtcaccaaaaaaatgaaaagaataagatatcaaatcaaaattagataaaataaatCCTGCTTCTTCAGTCATAAAATCATGCAGTCTCTCTTTATGGACCATGTGATTGTGGAGCTGAGGTGATGAAGCAGCTGCGCTGCTGTGCCCATTTTTAATGATGTGCCTCCCTGCTTGATAGAGTTCAACGTACCATATTTAACCaatttattgcatcatattagGATCTTTCTTTGCTATAATCATATATGGATCATGGTACAAGGgaaaatttgtatttcaaaCACTTAAGTTACCTCAAAATGGGTTACATAGAAACAACAGCCACACTTTTCTTGGGATCACCAAACCAATGAATATAACActatcacatattttacctgATGTTAGCCCCATAAATAAATTTGTCCATGAGAAATGGTATAACATCCAGTGCaaaatttattgtatttttcttgtACACGTAtcgtttttgtgcttttatcactctttttttttttttgtttttttacctaaaactccCTAAGTTCTGCTGATCAACTCTACCTGATTGTAGCACTGCATAGCCTAGCTTCTCAGAGTATGTCATGATTAAAAGGGCAATAATATGGTGTCACCATACCCATACATTCATTACAACTACAGGATAAATCTCTCACATTTGTcctgtcatccttcaaaaaattcacTTTTATCAGCGTGAAAAAACACTCCTTACACAGCATAACCACCCAAATTTACCTGTAAAGAATTGTGGATATAAATTCTAATTCTTTTGCACTGACTACAGCAGCTTTAAAACTTCAAAACCTTTCATGAGACATagtcagagaggagggagagggaagGGGGATGATGTCAGGGCCAAAATTTCACTGACCAGTGAGactgctctcacacacacacacaaaacaggcAGGCAGAGAGGGAATGATAAGAAGAAAGTGCAAGGCAAGGAGAACTGAGCACAGGGCTTTATGAGCATTTACAGGACAAAAACATGGTGCAGGGGGTACTCCTCTCAGACCATACGGCAGTGAGCAGGGCTGTCGGCTGTCAGAGAGCGAGGAgagtaaagacaaaataaacagtggaagtaaataacagaaaaaaaaggattgtTCCACAAATCACAACATGActtcaactcaaaacaacagAACATCTTAATATACATTGAGGTACAGCACTGAGAGCATGCACACAACACAAGAACATGCTCTTTCTGTAATATGTACGTTTAAGCACTAGAAGTCAGTTAactttttttactactttagcCCACCTTATAAGTGAATATGTCTGATCAATTCTTCCTGTtttcaaagagaaaacatgacTGTTTCAAGACTTTAACATTATTGTGGCTGATCTTCATATATGAAATTTTACATTACTCATGAACTGAAGACCTTGTTAAAGAGTCCATCAACCCCagacatcagaaaaaaagttaatgagCATGTTTTCCTGTCCCCAAGAAGTCCAACACAACAGATGTGTTGGCTTATAACATTAGATTATTTCTAATAAAATCTCTCCTAATATTATCATTTAAGCAGTTAGAAGTCATAATCTTCAGTCACcagttttcactttcttttcttcacattttgttCTTTACTATTTCTTCTTTAAGCACAATAAAACAGGAATGCAGACCCAGCTGGATCAAATCACACTGGGAATGAATGCTAAATGCTAATCAAAACTAACTAACTTACATAAGAGACGGTTAAGCAAATGCTTACCTCTTAGCCACTTTTTGGTCTGTGTGTTAGGCCAGTCAGGTCTGTGGACACGTGCCTCTGGGATGGAAAAATGGACAGTCTTTAAGTGTGAAAGAGTTTAGTGAGAGCTTTCTAGCtgcacagcagaaaaaaaccctaTATCCCACATAAAACTAAGGTTTTTATACACTGATAAAAGTTCCTGCCTTGTGACTCCTGATCCAATCACCACAGTCTGTATGCTTTCACAATAATCCAATGAACAATAGTGTTTATAAGAtataaacatctgaaaaaaacacCCCACTGAATCACTACTTCTAGAAACCCAACCCTCTGTTCCCTGGaagtaaacttaaaaaaaaaaaaaaaaaaaaaaaaaaaacttgatcaACTTGACCAAGCTTTACTAAATGTTGCAAAATCTCATACCATTTCCTGGAACAGGGTGTCATAGTGTGTGTCTTGTTGATGTGTGTGCCAAATGTGTGCTTCTGAGTCCCCTCTaacctcatttttattttctgctgaCAGAATTTATACACAGTGTTGACACATCAATGTACATgttattcatccatccatccatccattttctatactgcttatcccgtttggggtTGTGGGGGGTGGAGTCTTTCCCAGCTGCCATTGGGCGAGAGGTACACGCTGGACTGgacaccagtcaatcacagggctgacatgccAAGACAAAGCACACTCgtactcacacctacggccaatttagagtccccAATTAACCCAAGGAGCATATCTTTGGTGGTAGGAGGAAGCCAGAGCACCAGAGAGACCCCAGAGAGATCCCACAGATGcgcggggagaacatgcaaactctgtccagaaaggccctgaccgggaaatGAACCAGAACCCCTCTTGCTGCAGGGGTTAGTGCCGTTGCCTAaaagcaagaaggtccctggttcgtttcctagtcagggcctttctgtgaggagtttgcatgttctccctgtgcacacATGGGCTCTCTCCAggttctctggcttcctcccaccatcaaaaacatgctggttagcttaattggtgactctagaTAGGCCGTAGGTGTGAACATAAGCacgcctggttgtctgtctctatatgccaGCCCTAcgactgactggcgaccagtccagggtgtaccccgcttcttgaccaatgacagctggaataggctccagccccccgtgacccccaatgggataaggagtacagaaaatggatggatggatgttgctGAAAACACACTATAGTTTACAATCCTAAATGTCCcctcaggaagtgggggacagctaTAAGGAATGAAAGGGAaaagaggaaagttagtacttaacAGCTCTAATTTGACCTGCACACTACATTAATCATAAGAAACTTTCTAAATACATGGAATACAACCCATACACTctacaaaacagtgattttcaCCACAATTTAATAGAGTTACCTGCTGTGGTGACATTGAATaacacaaattactcagtcatgcagacctcctagcatctAGCAATACTGATGGGAATTCCGGCActtttcagtgatctggatcatttggcttgctcagcaaaaagagacggcacttttggctcccaaatggggGGAACTGAGTTATGATGAGCCGTTAAGTAGCTACATCCATCCTTGGTTGTTATCTAATCCATATttgaaaagccaaactggtaccaaagcTGTGCACCTTATCCCGACCTATAAATCCGTCTTTAAACGCAGTAAAACTGTCACCAAAACTGTCAAGGTCTGGACAGCTGACAGCATAGAGACCCTGAAAGGATGTTTCTTGTCCACTGAATGGAGTATCTCTCAGGAGATGGATTTGGATACTGCCACTGAATCTACTGCTGATTATATAAAGTTCTGTGTGGACAATAAAATACCTGAAAAGACAACTACCATTTACCCTTACAACAAAACATACATAACAAAGGAGGTGAAGAACTGCAttgatcacaaaaaaaaaaaaaaaaaaaaaaagcttttaaaaaccaggaaaaaatACAGCTTAAAGCTGTGAAAAAAGAGCTTAACAGCATGCTTCAGGAGGCCAGGACAAAGCACACGGAGACTATTGAACTGAACTTCCCTACTATGAACCCTAAAGAACTGTGGGACAACATGAAAGCAATCACTAATATGGCCcctacaaaaaaaacaaaagcctaGGTACATCTGATAACTTGCAGAAAGCCAATGAGTTGAATGTTTTTTATATGCAAATTGAAACTAATGACTTTTCATCTGAACTTGAAGAGGTTCTGGAGACTGTTATTATATCTGATCAGGATACTAGCTTGGGGATTGAACCCTGCAAGGTTTAATCACTCTTTAAGAGAATTTGTACAAAAAAAGCCAAAGGGCCAGGCTGCATCTCTGCATTTCTCATCAAGTGCTGAGGAGCTGACGCAAGCTTTTTGCCCTATTTTCTAAAAATCTGTGGATCTGTGTACAATACCCGCCctctggaaaaaaatcaataatcacACCTGTCCCTAAAAAACCCTGTCCTAGGTCAAATAATGATTTCAGACCTGTTGCCTTAACACCCgtaacaataaaatgttttgaaaagatCATGGTCTCCTGGCTAAAACAGAGGTTGATTTTCTTTTAGGTCCTTTTCAGTTTGCATATAGGGGCATGTCACTGATGATGTTATTAATAGTATCACACACCTGGTCATCAAACACCTAGAAGACCCCAAGACTAATGCACACatgctttttattgattttagctCAGCTTTTAATATATTGCAACCTCACCTTTTAATTCAAAAACTTAAACAGATGTGTGTGAATCCTTTTTTCTTGAGATGgttctggtgttttttttaactaatcGAACACAGCAAGTCAAAGTAAATAACACCCTCTCTGAGCCCAGACATGATCAGTACTGGTGCTCCTCAGGGTTGTGtcagctctcctctcctctttactCTATCCACTAATGACTGCAAAAGAATCCATCCAGAGAACTACATCATTAAATTCTCAGATGATACAGCTATCCTTAGCCTAATGAGAAGAGATAGCAGCCCCTCTGTTTATCACTCTGAAATTGAGAGATTTGTTCAGTGGTGTGACAATAATTACCTTAACctaatgttaaataaaactgaGGAGATAGTGTTTGATCCCAGGAGTGTGGGTGATCACCAGCCTGTGGTCATCCACAGTGAACCCATCACACAGGTCTGCTCTTACAAGTACCTGGGGGTTCATATTGACAATATGCCCAGCTGGAGGACCCATGTTGAGAGCTTGTGCTCAAAACTGCAACAGCGAATGTATTTTTTAAGCAGACTTAGACTATTTGGAGTTCAGTAGAAGctaatgttgttgttttattctgctGTCCTTGAAAGCATCATCCGATATGGAACAACAGCCTGGTATGGTCATTTATCTGTTCAGTTAAAATCACAGATAACTCGTCTAGTGCAGACTACTATGAAAATCATGGGTGTCAAAAAGCACCCAACTCTCCAAACACTGTACGAGCAGTCTGTTGTTAGACAGACACAGAAAATTGTTTCTGGTCCGACCCACATTCTCCACTGAGTTTTAGCTCTTACCCTCAGGAAGAAGATTTAGGGTCCCTCAGACCAGACTGAACCGTTACATTCATTTGTGCCCATGTCCATTAAATTTCTGAAAACTGTTGGATGGATACACTGCTGCTACAGGATGTAATGTTATGTGTTCTGTATGATCcctatgtatgtatttattgattttgtaattgTGGGACAGAGTCCAGGACAAATTTTCCTATGGGGACATTAAAGTCTATCTTATCTTATCAAGAGCTGTTcaggagccaaacaaccagcttaAGAGTCATATGATCTGGGgtctcatttaaaaacattgcaTATGCACAAAACAGAACCCGAAGTTGGTGTGCGCCACTCTCCACACAAAGTATACGATCGAAATACGATAAAACTatacaattaaaaacagacCTGATGGTAAAATGTGTGCACCTGTGAGCAAACTTTGGCCTGTGCATACAAATGTTTTGGAAGCAGAGAAAAAACAGTGGACACACAGTGAGGGGAACTGAGGCCAGTTAGTATATCAATGCATCTGAAACATATACTTTCattgaaaacaaactttattccACTATCCACGTCAACATTAGCAGACAGTTTCATTTTAATACATGCCTAGTGAGCCATATTTTACTTACCAATATGCAAATGTGTTAATATTTATctttcaaaaaaacatttcattatcAAAGTCTCACCTTAAGATCATAGGTAGTCAAACCTTTACTTCATGGATGTAGGGATCCCAACACGAAGAAAGTACTCAAGACCATAGTGCCAGTACTTGCattaatatataatattttaCTTATTATCAATgaatgtgatttttaatttgaataaatatcaATTTTGCTGGAAGATGCACAGATGAAGCGGAGAGACAGCGGCATCTGCGACAAATGGATCCATCTTTACCCTGTCATCGCTGAGTACATCTTCATTACCTGCATGCATTTAATCATATACCTGAGCAAAATCACTAAATGAAGCCT
It encodes the following:
- the LOC121514334 gene encoding uncharacterized protein LOC121514334; translation: MTSAVVFILLAILELTSGSCTRGHAPNIARGGTVTQSSIYADSVPERAIDGSRDSHWGEGTSCTQTEQEIRPWWRLDLQREYQITNVTITNRVDCCHERINGAEIRIGNSLEDHGNSNPRCIKIDTIEPGESKTFECNGMMGQYINILIPDRNEHLTLCEVEVTGERTGNTPQTALPAPNIARGGTVTQSSPYGDAAPERAIDGRPDSIWTHGSCTHTDHDNGPWWRLKLQKKYKINTVTITNRGDCCPERINGAEIRIGNSLDNNGNNNPRCTKIKTIARGRSKTFECNGMVGQYINIVIPDRQEYLTLCEVEVTGEPIGNTLQTAPNIARGGTVTQSSIYADAIPERAIDGSRDSHWREGTSCAHTEQENRPWWRLDLPRKYKINTVTITNREDCCHERINGAEIRIGNSLDDNGNANPRCTKIDTIEPGESKTFECNGMVGQYINIVIPDRNEYLTLCEVEVTGEPTGNTRQTAPNIARGGKASQSSVFHGGVPHRAIDGNLDSHWGLGTSCTHTEQDNHPWWRLDLQKEYQINTVTITNRRDCCPERINGAEIRIGNSLDDNGNANPRCTKIDTIAPGKSKTFECNGMVGQYINIVIPDRHEYLTLCEVEVTGEPTGNTPQTVQNIARLGTVTQSSPYGDAAPERAIDGRRDSQWRQGSCTHTEHDNGPWWRLDLLKKYNINTVTITNRGDCCYFRLNGAEIRIGNSLDDNGNANPRCALISTLQLGETKTFKCHGMVGQYINIVIPNRREYLTLCEVEVTGTEAVDPVEEVCN